DNA from Carassius gibelio isolate Cgi1373 ecotype wild population from Czech Republic chromosome B8, carGib1.2-hapl.c, whole genome shotgun sequence:
CACTGTTGTTCTGATGCAACCATACTGATTTCTGAATAACTAGCAGTTTGCTATCTATAATTGATCAAATTGGACGGATACAGCATACCATACTCCAAACAACATTCAAACAACAGAAAAGCGagttgttgttttgtatttcttcatAAGCTGGCCCTTTAAGAGACGCTGTGCTGACTCccgccagcaggtggcgctgagCGCAGAAGCGCAGATGGAGTTTGACGCGCAGAACGAGACGCTGCTTCTCTTTCAAACCGCCGCGGTTTGTTTTGACACGCTGGGTGTGTTTTCAGTCTCTAGAGTAGAAACCACGACAACAGCACTAACAAACAGCTACCAAGCGTTTAACCCTTTTAAAGGAAAAGCCTTAATCAGCTTTAAACCGCTTGCTGTAGCTTAGACAACACCAGATTCATTATTGTTATTGCATGTGCGCGTGCacataatacaaaaaaactatCAAAGGTGGAAATGTGACGAATATCCTGGTCAGATTagctatatacattttattttggagtGTATTTGCATTTCGATGTGAGTTAAGCCTTCAGCGATCCGGATCTAAAGTAAGTGAGAATTGTTTTCTTGTCAGCAGAGACAGGCCTTATGTATTATAATGTTTCGTTTAGCTGGTGGTTTCATTCTTGAAGTGATTTACAGTAGatttattacaatacaatactccCTGGTGTGACCACCAGAGGTTAAAGTGGACGCTTTCGGCactcatttcatttaattaacgTTATATTTTAATTCCACATGATAATGGATCATTGTCTCTCTGTTTGTGCTAATGTAACTGTTACCTGTGAAACATTTGAGCGTTAATAATCTCTTCTGTGGTTGGCAAAATAAATACACATCACTATACCtttaaaaagagcatttattatgcaaataataCTTTTGTGCAAACTGAATTAATGTTTTTGGGCtcttaaatgcatgttatttaaaattaaaagaattgtattatactttacatttatattaaatacaggTAGTTTACTTGAGTGCTTTTTGAACCACTTAAGTACGTCATTATATGCAATTTAATAATTACTAATTTCAGTTgaaatttgtttcatttatttaaatatgtgtaattacacatttgtaatatgTTTGAATTTGCCATTAATTACAATGAAATGTATTAACTTGAATAACGCACAAGAGTAAAAATTATGATCAAGTACATTACATGTGCATtagtatagcctatatatatatatatatataaaaaaagcatgacaaaagatcattaaaacatattataaaaacAAGTTAAAGATAAAAAGTTTAATTGGACATTATTACAAAGCACACTTTGTATTTCTAGCCTTTATCTAGTACACAATAGTCATAGTTCATGGTTTGTCACTTGTGGGAACCTACATCTTTTAGATGCGACAGCAGATCTTACATTTTTCCATTATTTGTCTTAGGTTGCATGATGCTAGAACCAGCACAGATCCGTCGGAGAGGCGCTCAGGATTTTGAAGGTTACTATGATCACGTGTGTGCGGCTCAGGGATCAGCTCCTGTCCGTGCAGTGAAAGCCAGCCTGAGTCGGGGGATGTTAGAGTTTAACCCTGATCACATCAGTCTGACGGACTGGACGCCCATCCTGTCAGCCTTGGCCATCAACAAACACCTCCAGCATGTTGCTTTGAAGAGCTGCCACCTCACCAGCACTGGAGCTCAAAGTTAGTTAACAGACAAGTGACAGTAGTATATGGCAAgccatttaacatttaatctcTAAACTTCACTAGTatctaatttaacatttaataatactttttttttagatactaTTATATTTTCCATTAAGTATTAGTACCTATTCATTAACTACTAGTGATGctagtgcttatttatttattaggtacttatttatttgttaatagcTGGCTAATTAATAATCAACATACGATTACATTACTGGACAGAAGTGCTAATTtaaaaagtactagtatctattaagtTCAGAATATCTATGGTCTAAAACGTCACTAGTAACTAAAACAATAagtaaaagtacatttttttcttatgaagtataattaaaggcagggtaggtaaaaaacatataaaaaaactttttttccaaatttgtttaaactttatttatatatcaatacataattaaaatgtaagtactctgaaaaagaaagtataaaaatcgagtgtctgtagacctctcacgacagacaaagacagctcattatttccattcactccaccccctcccttctgggctccTTCCAAAGCCACGCTATAGCTATCATCTTGAGCTAGGCCTATAGATTATTTATCGTCTCTACTACGGCTCGCTAAGTAATGTTATGTTAGCTATATTATGCAGCTATGTGTGCTAATGACACatgcttcatgaaaaaataaacaaaaaaatatgtatgatcaaaatacaaaaataaagatttacctgTCCAGCAGAAATAAAGCCATCAAGGAGTCACTTTTCAGCCCCTTGAGTTCCCTCAGTTCTCGCATCGCTGAAAAGCCACGCCGATATTAACTcacgttttatttctttgtttatccaaagactttttgttcattgccttttcttgtactgtcactgtcttcctttttttgcctggtttgccttcactaactgcataggccggtactgtgaattttgcttgctgtttctctacaattgttttggtattcctaggatccgtgcctcttgaattcctcaaatcaaacttacgcgcgcaagtgggcaggtcatgtgtggcaaaagtgtggttgccatggttgcgagagagtgacagtcgcctaagccaatcctatgtttcgtcccgaatggaaataatgagctgtgtttaatacagattaaacggtctagagtcactcgatttttatactctttttatcagagtacttacattttaattatgcattgatatatatagaaattttaaacgaatttggaagaaagttgtttatacattttttacctaccctgcctttaaataCTAGTTCCTATTGGAATAAGTACCAGTATCTAATAAACAagaactagtatctaatgaatgagtACTACTAACTTTACAAATGcactagtacctaaagaataagcactagtacctaatgaataagtgCTAGTAGTTAATGTAAAAGATactagtatttaaataataagtaCTAGTACCATGAATATAGATACTAGTATGGCTTATAGAATCAATGTTAAAACGGCTTTCCATACACAGTATCTGTTTTATATGTTATAGTGCACAAAATATGTTGGAAATTCATGTTATGTAATGTACAGCATGCCATCTAGAACATTTGTACAGCTGAGCTGTTGTTCTAATTTAATTACATTGCAAagtaattgaaattaaattgcaAAGAAACATATTGTGTGGCTGTGGTTTAGCTCAGAAAGCTGTCTGAGCTGGTTCAGCAAAACTCGTCAGTGTAGTAAGTCTTATGATGATGGAGTGTCTTTATCTTCTCAGGTTCTTCCAGGTCTCATAGTAAGAAGAAGACCCCTGTGATTCATTCCAAGAATATGACTTTGCAGTTGTGCAAGGCTGTGCAAAAGTGCCTGTGTGAGTCAAGCAGCCTAAAGACCCTTCAGCTGCACGGTTTGCCACTGAGAGAGAGGGACCTCACGGCTCTCACAAAGGTGGAGTGAAACATAAAGCCTCTCTCTTTGATAATgattatattgtttataatgtGTGAATggttatataatgtataatgattATAATGTGTGAATGTTTGGATGGATGgagttctttttttaaattaatctattattcttttttctactttttaatttgctttatttaagtgttttgtttaaattatttgtttattttggttgttttatttctgaggtttttatgtattttattatttattttatgttttcttttattatatattttattttatattaaagcctcattcatttttgttttaatcttttatgtgttgtatttatttttctattaatttgttttatttttcacttgtttcatttttatttcagtgacatttttttttgctttttattgtgtttttatttaaatcctatTATGTATTGTTTAATGAACATTGTAAATTCTCTTAGGGTTTAGCCAAGAGTGTGTCATTGGAGTATCTGTCTTTAGCACACTGTCCAATCGCTGATCAAGGTTTGGAAGGTGAGTTAAAATCATCACACAGATTATGACATTTCATTCATGTCATTGATTATCTGTGAAAAGCACGTGCAAATGTTGTATGCATATATTTTTGAATGTGCTGAATATTGTATGTTTGAGTTATTAATGCAGAAACGTTTCTTTCTGATATATGATTCTGTCATTCAGTCATCTGTCAGAGTGTCAAATATTCCTCAGTGATTAAGACAGTGGATTTCACTTCCTGTAATATCACCTGGCAGGGAGCGGAGCATATGGCGAACATCATAAAGGTACAAGTgaacatttgttaacattattcaTTCCTGGAAGTTCATATCCTCCAAAAGAAttacctgtgaaaaaaaaaaagagatctgCTTTAAATGTCATGATAAAAAGTAAGAACCCCCTCAGACTGATGAGGCTCATCTGTGGTTTAGCACCAGGCAATGAGACGGCATAGCACGGCGTGGGTGGAGACTTTGCGCTACAGGAAAGCAGAGTTTGAAGCAATGAGCGGACTGCGCAGAATCACTCTCAACGACAACATCCTGATCGGAGACCGAGGAGTGACGGCACTCTCCCGCGAGCTTGCAGAGGACCTGTGGGTCAAAGGTTTGACAAGTCACTCTTCCACACATACACGTACATATACTGTATAGCAGGAGCTCGCAGACACCCACATTCCCGTGTTATATTCCCCTAGCGGTGGACCTGCAGCGCTGTGGGATCTCCAACGAAGGAGCTCGAGTTCTAGAGCAGATGCTTCAGTCCAATTCCACTCTGTGTGTTCTTGATATCAGGAGAAACCCGCTTGTCGGTAATCGATCCAAAGCATTGATACATGACTACTCCAGATCAGcactacactaccattcaaaattcaATGTCTGtggtcagaaagattttttattaGAAGAACAAGAAGAATAGTActagtaatagtttttttttactgatttcttacaaacttttgaatggtattatacttttttttttttttgaatgcggTTTTATGTTACTGTAATATTCTTAATGAACGAAATGCTAAAGGCACCTGATCAGCAGTTGCTCTGTGAGACAGCAAGGTGGACCTCTATATCACATTGTTTTGTCATTTGTCTCTTAGATAATAATGTGGTGAAGGCTGTGCTGAAAAAGGTCCTCATGAACACTAAAAGCCATGACTCGCAGGTCAGACAACTTTTGCATGTTTATGTGTCCTAGTTGGTTGGATTCTGGCTTCATCAACTCATCGTCGCTGTGTTGTGTTTCAGTATCTGTGGCTTAAACCTCCTTCTCCCAAAAGCACTCTTGATCAATCACGGCAGTCGAGGAGGAAGAATGCAGGAAAAGCTACATATCGAATTGGTATGTGCAGTATTTTGGCTATTTGTATTGTTCTGTAGGTTCTTTTAGACCATTTAAAGGCCGTTCTCTGCAGGATCTCGCCGGTCGTCGTCTGTGAACTCTGTGTGGAGGCCTCCTCGGCCGGGTTCAGTGGGGTACGTCCCGTGGCGCACCGCTGCACGGGCTGGCTTACAAAGGTAAGCACTAAGATGTTTGTGATATCAATTATAGGATAGATTTCAGACAGTTTTAGAAGCAATTCAATCCTTCTGCTTTTCCATTCAAGTCAATAAGATGCGTGAATGTGTCTCTCTGTGTCCATAAAGAGGTGCATCACAGGCTGATGGGCTGACAGACCAGGGTTTTCAAGTAAGGACTgtgtttttgctcagttttgaCTATTATATACTTAGTACACCGACTTGAAAGTTAagtcacatttttaaaaactCTTTAGTTGTAGTGTTACGGACCTTGCACACGGAGTCTGAAATGTTCGTATGAATTCTTTTTCCGTATTCATCATCCTGTGTTGAGGATGTCAtgatgtgtttcttcatcagaacgcCACCTCTGTGCGGGTAACCGTTGAGTCGGAGTCAGAGTCCGAGGAGGTGGATGGTGCAGAAGAACCGGGTCCTCGGGAGAAAATCACAAGCTGCCAGTTCAGACGACTAGAGCGAGAGAATAATCGATTACAGGTGCCGCAGTAACCGTTTGTCCAGTTGTTCTCTCTCATGTGTTTACTGAATGAGGaagcttgagttttttttttatgttttttttgtaaagtttaaAACTATTTAGTAAAGCTAATTTTACGGTTagcattgcatgtattttaaatgcacctgaataataaaaaacacgttgcataatttgacaaaatcCCCAGTTGATTGGAAATGCACacctttttattgttttcttaatGCAGCATGAATCTGAAGCTCTTCAGTCACACTGCTGTAAACAAGCACACcaacctaaaaaaaactaaactaaactaaattatttGGATTGggggtaaaatatataaataatgttcattCAAGAAATATTGTAATGGCTTCTGTTAATAGTATAATAATCATGTCATTCtcatttttatgatttctttcCATAGTTTGAAAACTAGGACAGCTGGAAAATGACTAATGTAATTTAATGAACTAAACTATATTATGACAAAAAGTTGCAGTTTTATTGtgattataacaaaaaaaaacaagctcaaaGTTAAAGAAGTAGTTTACAGTGACAtaagattttgatattttgtaATCTAATGTAATGACAATCAGAATAattgttatttatacatatatatatatatatatatatatatatatatatattagcatggCTTAAATGTATGAGATGTTAAATGGTTTGGTGCCACTGTGTATGCAGTTCCTCTCTTCACACACAGGTGGCGCTGGAAGAGTGTCGTCTGAGGCTGGCAGAGGAGAGGAACAACAGACTCAAAACCAGCTCTCGTCTGGTGGAGGTGCAAGTCTCCCCAGTTCTTCtgcttgtgaaatgaaaagttaCGTGGCTGTGTATTAACATGTCTCTTCCTGCAGCTGGAGCTGGAGAATGAGCGTTTGCGGCGTCTGAATCAATCGCTGTCTGAAGCCCATCTCAGCACCTCTGTTCTGGAGGATGAACATGTGCTAGAAAGCATCGAATCCTCCTTCCAAAAATTCCACGCGTTCCTAGATCTGCTGAAAGACGCTGGGTCTGTCTGATCTCACATCTGACTAATATCTGCTGAATGATTTATGCATTACTGTTTCATCAGGTCTTGATGCTATACTGTGAAACTTCAAAACTTTCATTGGCAATTTGATACTTGGCTGTTTGTTAGGCTTGGCCAGTTTGCATCTATGGCTGGAATAGACCAGTCAGACTTTGGGCTTCTGGGGCATCCTCAGCTCTCCTCAACAGAGAGGACACACGTCAGCCAAGAAAATGAGGAGAGGAGGAAGAGTTTAGCAGTGagtagaaataaaatattttatttgtttgtttgttgatttgttttatgatttattaactactatttaaaagtttgggttcagttagatttttaaaatacaaatatatatttcttatgtttatgtaaattaattataaattactaAATGCAATATattgagtgtgtgtatgtatatatatatatatatatatatatattttatcgcatacaaaataaacgtttttgtttacgtaatatatatgtatacggagtatatatataatgtgtatataaatacacaaacatgcagtatatattttgaaagtatttacatgtgtacacatttatatgtttatattcttatatattaatatataaacataatatatttttctcaaatgtatacatgcatgtgtttgaatTTATCTATACATTAATATACATAGTATATATGCATatgttatatgaacaaaaacttttaacttgGATGCGATTCATAGTTTtaaaacactaatatatataattatattatattcagcGAGGATGTATTACATTGATGGAAAAACAGCtggaaaaacatttattacaaaatgtttctatttcaaataagtaatgtttttttgcacagcaaatcagcatattagaatgacttttgaaggatcatgtgacactttgattacaggaataaattatattttacaatatattaaaatagaaaagagttatttataattgttttaattctttttttttttcatcaaagaactgcagccttagtgagcagaggagacatttttggaaaacaataataaagctttcaaccccaaacctttaaatagtagtgtatttcttgattgatttttattatattatgctCATTTCTCTAATCACCACACAGATGGCAGACATCGCTCAAGCTGAATCCCGGACTCATTCAGAACCTCCTGCTCACACTGAAGACGTTCCCCGGCCTTTGAGTCCAGTCGGCTTGTGTCGTGCCTCCCCATCTTTACAGGAGCCGCTTGAGTTTGAGGCCCCTGGGAGGAGCCCAGAGTCCTCGTACTCTTCGAGGAAGCAGCGGGCCGACGGAGGCGCTCTCTCAGTCAGTCCTCAGTCCACAGCCTCAGAGTCCTCCAGAGCCAATGGCTCCGAGTGCTCGGCTCTGAACTCCAGAGCGTCCCGTCTGTCTCCGCTGGGTTCAGGCAGACAGAGAAACGCTGCTGGATCGGTTGGGCTTTAGAGCTAAAACAGCTGGAGAGATCTTGGTTATCGTGAAGATCTTCTCTGGAACTGTCTCGGCTGCTGTCATCTTTATCTTTACCAGACTGAGAGAATACTATTATTAGTTGTTTGTTTGAGAAGTTGATGTTCTGCATTACATTTTATGTACAAGATGTTAATGCTGTTTAGTTGTATAGACTAAGAAGTTTTATTTATGGTATGTTTTTAGTCTAGTGACACTAAAGTTATTatttaagagtttttttatttttttttatttttttgtgatttgctAAATTGATTGATATTTGTGATTGATTAAAAGCAGTGACATCAAATTCGCCATCTTgcgatgatttttttttctagaaatcaTTTCTCATGTGAATATAAATCTGTTTTGCGTGTCTTGTCTAGTGCAATACTTAAATTTTTGCAGAATGAAATTTGTTAAATGGAGTCTTTGCATTAGGCAGGGTGCTATTTATTCAAAGGTACTAGtcacactttataataattcaattcaagtttatttgtatagtgctttttgcGATACAAATCATTGTGTAACGATAcgacctttgtaatcatcgggaagaaggaggtggcgaaccggcgcacaatcaaaacactttaataattgaaaaataaacacaaaacagcgcaccagtcgtccgtgaggggctggtgcgctgttttgtgtttatttttcgattattaaagtgttttgattgtgcgccggttcgccacctccttcttcccgatgattacaaaggtcaaaataaaaagcaaacataaaataatgtcccaggcctggtcctctctcgtccttcacggtcgtcgctccagttttatattcttccatctcctacgtgggactcgatactggcggtggggtgcaggtgtagctcatctccaatcactacacctggcctcacccctcgttcccacgcctctcggccccgccccactcgccacacattgcaaagcaacttcacagaaaattaagtttctacaatatttagtagtagcttataagtggtgactgtcagtttatgtgcatatgacaggaattttcagaaaaaaataatacaagatagtcaaccagacgatgaacattattaacagcaattataacgtgactgcatagtaagtagcaatatttgtttgttctgtttgttgtttcagtgttagcatcatctggggtcctctgagggtcaacatcatctcttctcaggtgttctggatccagactggagcttgtgtaaaacagagaaacaaatagagacataattaacGCAGCTGCTGTTCCAAGTAAAATTTATTAGTTTAACCCAAACTAAAGAatgataatgtgcatttgatcagatacaactgcagtcacaatttaagagatacattatttgaatgcttggcgaaagagatgagtttttaatctagatttaaacagagaaagtgtgtctgaaccccaaacattatcaggaagcgttttgtgaccttagggagcgtgagaTGTTgccagtgataataataataaatgatgatgtcacttttatggacttacATTAAATgctccctcctggtggaatgacctgcccaactaaatccgagcagctgagtccttagccatcttcaagaattggcttaaaccccatctcttccatctttatttgacgtctaactttagcactcactatttaattatattcttaaacatatgtgtgtatgtatgtatatatatatatatatatatatatatatatatatatatatatatatatatatatataactacctTCTAATTTTGctttattctattttcttttcaattattatacaattatataaaagacatctaacactagcttggcctattctttttctattctatctgttttctttttatttattatattatttaaaagcccttgctaagtttactgcgtttaagctaactgatctaactaatctatctatctatctatctatctatctatctatctatctatctatgacaCTGATGAATCTCCATTCTCCAAAGCttcattaaagagccagtaagaagaaaattctaagcttcctatcactgtttataagtcctgtacattacgGTTAAATCcctccaaggttaaaaaacattgtcattttgtcaaaatatcatttttcacgagttcacccttacatctaatctgaaggcaaatagtaggcatattttggcgtgctgtcctgggggaggggtccgggcccggagcatagcccgaacccaaataactccccctatccctaatttgggataaatagattagaagtgaggagttggggtggaggagggttgccgaaaaactgtcgtgggacaggaggtaggaagactggatatatatacgcttgcgtgctatttaagattattagctaaacgagatgcacctgtgccaaattggatgattatctgatcgtgcttctcccgaactttgttaataaaaccacatttcacgagttcacccttacatctaatctgaaggcaaatagtaggcatattttggcgtgctgtcctgggggaggggtccgggcccggagcatagcccgaacccaaataactccccaaaagaagcttaaagacataggacagcagccagagagctaaaatttagtcgccccccaaaatatgcgtgttgggaagaaaatgcagagcgaccgggagagcccgtgcagtgttcgacgagagctgcggctcgcaacgtcttaccagcgagccctccgtgccgcttatgggaggagcacgatgcctgatatcaagaaatgagggactcttgctgcctcc
Protein-coding regions in this window:
- the cep78 gene encoding centrosomal protein of 78 kDa isoform X2, with product MMLEPAQIRRRGAQDFEGYYDHVCAAQGSAPVRAVKASLSRGMLEFNPDHISLTDWTPILSALAINKHLQHVALKSCHLTSTGAQSSSRSHSKKKTPVIHSKNMTLQLCKAVQKCLCESSSLKTLQLHGLPLRERDLTALTKGLAKSVSLEYLSLAHCPIADQGLEVICQSVKYSSVIKTVDFTSCNITWQGAEHMANIIKHQAMRRHSTAWVETLRYRKAEFEAMSGLRRITLNDNILIGDRGVTALSRELAEDLWVKDNNVVKAVLKKVLMNTKSHDSQYLWLKPPSPKSTLDQSRQSRRKNAGKATYRIGSRRSSSVNSVWRPPRPGSVGYVPWRTAARAGLQRGASQADGLTDQGFQNATSVRVTVESESESEEVDGAEEPGPREKITSCQFRRLERENNRLQVALEECRLRLAEERNNRLKTSSRLVELELENERLRRLNQSLSEAHLSTSVLEDEHVLESIESSFQKFHAFLDLLKDAGLGQFASMAGIDQSDFGLLGHPQLSSTERTHVSQENEERRKSLAMADIAQAESRTHSEPPAHTEDVPRPLSPVGLCRASPSLQEPLEFEAPGRSPESSYSSRKQRADGGALSVSPQSTASESSRANGSECSALNSRASRLSPLGSGRQRNAAGSVGL
- the cep78 gene encoding centrosomal protein of 78 kDa isoform X1; amino-acid sequence: MMLEPAQIRRRGAQDFEGYYDHVCAAQGSAPVRAVKASLSRGMLEFNPDHISLTDWTPILSALAINKHLQHVALKSCHLTSTGAQSSSRSHSKKKTPVIHSKNMTLQLCKAVQKCLCESSSLKTLQLHGLPLRERDLTALTKGLAKSVSLEYLSLAHCPIADQGLEVICQSVKYSSVIKTVDFTSCNITWQGAEHMANIIKHQAMRRHSTAWVETLRYRKAEFEAMSGLRRITLNDNILIGDRGVTALSRELAEDLWVKAVDLQRCGISNEGARVLEQMLQSNSTLCVLDIRRNPLVDNNVVKAVLKKVLMNTKSHDSQYLWLKPPSPKSTLDQSRQSRRKNAGKATYRIGSRRSSSVNSVWRPPRPGSVGYVPWRTAARAGLQRGASQADGLTDQGFQNATSVRVTVESESESEEVDGAEEPGPREKITSCQFRRLERENNRLQVALEECRLRLAEERNNRLKTSSRLVELELENERLRRLNQSLSEAHLSTSVLEDEHVLESIESSFQKFHAFLDLLKDAGLGQFASMAGIDQSDFGLLGHPQLSSTERTHVSQENEERRKSLAMADIAQAESRTHSEPPAHTEDVPRPLSPVGLCRASPSLQEPLEFEAPGRSPESSYSSRKQRADGGALSVSPQSTASESSRANGSECSALNSRASRLSPLGSGRQRNAAGSVGL